DNA sequence from the Luteolibacter arcticus genome:
CCACCTTCACCTGGGGCATTGCAGCGTGGAAGCGCTCCAAAGCACGCGGAAGAATTCCGGCAGTGGCCGACGGCGCATATCCTACACGCAGCACCTCTGCACGATGATCCGTCCGGACCTTTTGCACGGCAGTCGCCACCCGCGCCAATAGGTCTTGCGCCTCCTCATAAAATCGCTCACCCGCATCCGTCAGCTTCACGGAGTTCTTCCCCCGGTCAAACAGCGGCACACCCAACTCATCCTCCAAATCCCTTACCTGGCGGCTAAGGGCGGGCTGGGTGAGGTGCAGGGATTGAGAAGCTCGATTGAAGGAGCCATGCGCCGCCACTGCCACAAAGTAACGGAGGTGACGGAGTTCCATTCCCCTGACCTGACTCATACTTTGGGTATGAGCCAGCCCAAAAACACGGCATTGGCCCGTTTTCCCGAGGAGACATAGCGTCGGGGCAACTTCCACCCGCTATGAATACCAACAACACAATCTCCCTGCCCGCGGTGGTGGCGAGCTACTTAGAAGCCGCCAACCAGTTCGATGCCGTAGCTGCTGCCGCTTGTTTTACTCCCGACGCGAGGGTCTGCGACAATGGTCGTGAATTCATTGGCACTGCTGCCATTGAGCGCCTGATGGAGGAGTCGAACGATGTTCAGCCGCAGGTCACCGTGACCCGCGCGAAGGTTGATGGCGAGATCGCGAAGATCGTCGGCACCGTGGAGGGGAACTTCCCCGAAAGCCCCGTGGAACTGGACTTCGAGTTCCATCTTCAAGACGGAAAAATTTCGCAACTAACAGTCTCATGAAAACCGAACAACCTAACTTCCCGATCGCTCCCGAGGAATTCGCAGGGCGCCTTGTATTTGTCACCGGCGGTACGAAAGGTGCGGGTGAAGCCATGGTCCGCCGCTTTGCCGCCGGGGGCGCCACCGTCATTACGACAGCGCGGCAGGCACCGGAGGATCCGGGCTTCCCCGCCTCGGTGATCACGGGTGATCTGGCCACCGCCGAGGGCGCTGCCGACGTGGCCGCTCAAATCACCGAGACATTTGGCGTGCCCGACATTCTGGTGCATAACCTGGGCGGTTCCGACTCGCCCGGCGGAGGCTTCGCCGCCCTGACCGATAATATGTGGATGAAGGAACTGAACCAGAATCTTCTCGCCGCCGTTCGCCTCGATCGTGCGTTCGTCCCCGCCATGCTGGAGCGGCAGTCCGGCGTGGTGATTCACATTTCATCCATTCAAAGGCTGCTCCCGCTTCATGAATCCACGACCGCGTATGCGGCAGCGAAGGCGGCCCTTACTACCTACAGCAAGGCGCTCTCGAAGGAAGTGGGACCGAAAGGCGTTCGCGTCACCGCGGTGTCCCCCGGTTGGATCAAAACCGACAATACCGCGGCCTTCCTTCAGCGTCTTGCGGATAGCGGTGGCATCACCACCGAGCAGGCACAGCAAAATGTGATGGCAGCGCTGGGCGGGATTCCCTTGGGTCGGCCAGCCTGGCCGTGGGAAGTCGCTGAACTTGTTGCTTTCCTTGCTTCGGACCGCGCCGCCTCTATCCAAGGAACGGAATACATCATCGACGGAGGAACCATTCCAACCATCTGAGTCCAGCGGGATCGGGAACGTCTTAAGCCATCCTGCGGTAGATCCTTACCGGGACCTCTTCGGCGACGATCATCACGACGACCACTGCGATCAAAGCCACAACCCCGTGAAACGGGCCATCAAAACGCACCTTGTCGCCAAAGGCCAAGGTGATTACTTCCAGAATCGCGAACTTCGATCCGAACAGGACGAGCCAGGCCCCGAAGAAGCGCATGAAGGTCATGAAACCGCCAGCCCGAGCCTTGAAGAATACCGCCACCTGATGTTCAAGGGCGATCGTCAGCTTCAGCATGAGCTGCAATAGCACCGCCGCGAGCAAGGCAATCGAGAAGGAATCGACCGATACAAGGTCCCAGAATTCAGCGAACAGGCCGAGCACCACCAGATCGATCAATACGCCTAAGGTATAGCGAACGAACAGACGCTGACGGTTATTCGGCGTCTCGGCTGTGGCGGGTAGGAAACCGTGGATTTTGTCTGACATCACTCCGATAGTGGATCTGGCTCGGCCACGAAGCTATCGTTGCGGTCGGTGATGTCGAGTTGCCATTATGCGGCAGGCGTTCCAACGAGGCTCGTCATTGCCGGTGCCAAGCATGGAGACCAAGTGACCTCCGGCCGAAAAACCGATTACGCCCTAACAACCCGCCCGAGGGTTTCCGCGATGGAAGCCTGATCCTGCTGATGGTGGTGCTTCTTTCCGCGGCCGTCGCCTTCGGGCTGGTGCTGGTCCTCCAGTAGGGAGCGGGTCATTCGGGACCGGCTTCCTTTCGGCTGTCTGCCGACTCACTCGTCGTCCGGCAGGCGCTCCCACCAGGTCTCGCGGAGGACCAGCGCGCAGGCGGTGCCGATCACCACGACGGCGGCGGCCCATGCCCACCAGCGGCCGAGCAGGTAGAACGGACTGAGGAACAAACACAGCAGGCCGACGTGCGATGCGAGCAGGGTGACGAAGGTGCTGCGTCCTTCACCGGCGGGTGGGGGGGGCGTGCCGGCCGCGGCTTTCACCGGGCCCCATGAGCCGAACGGGCGGACCTTGCGATAGAATCCCACCAGCGTTTCCATCGCGACCGGCTGGCCGGCGAGCGACACGATGACCGACCCTAACAGCGCGGCGACGTGGATCACCGGGGCATAGCCGTATTCCGGCCACGGCACGGGCGCGGAGCGATTGTGGAAGAAGACGACGGTGGCCACCGCCATGCCGGCCAGCACCCCGGCGGCATAGCCTGCGCCGGTCATCCGCCACCAGTACCAGCGGAGCACGTTAGGCACCATCATCGGTCCCATCAGGCCGAGCAGGATCCACATCCACAGGTCATTCACCCGTTCGAAATGCAGGCCGATGCCGATGCCGCTCACCACCAGGAAGGCGATGAAGACATAGCCGGTGGCCATTAGCGTGCGCTCGCCGGTTTGCGGGCGCAGGACCTGCACCACATCGCGCACGAAGATCGCCGAGCCGGCATTCAGCGCGGAGCTGAAGCTGGCCATGAAGGCGGAGAGGAAACCGGCGACCACCAGCCCGCGCAGGCCGGCCGGCATGGCGCTGAGAACGACCTCCGGCAGCACTTTCTCCGGGTCGCCGCTGGTCCCCGAGAAGCCACTCGCCGCGAGCACGAGCACGGCGGCCACCAGCACCCAGCGGAACCACAGCACCAGGCCCCAGCCGAGGCCCGCCAGCGCGGCGTCGCGCCCGGTGGCGGCGGCAAGGAAACGCTGCTCGCCATAGTGGCCGCCGGCTCCGCCGAAGCCGAGCAGCAAGCCATTGCTCAGCCAGACCAGGATCATCAGCCCGAAGGGTGCGAAGGTCGCGTAGTCGGTCGGCAAATTTTCAAGCCGCCAGACGGGCATCGGCGATGGATCGACGGCGGCATGCACCGCCGCGACATCGGTGTGGAAGATCGCAAAGCCGGCGATGACCAGCGAGGCCACGCCCATCAGGCCGGCTTGCACGGCATCCGTCACCACCACCGCGCGGAAGCCACCGACGACCGCATAGCAGAAGGTGAAGAGCATCGCCGCGGTGGCGCATTGCGCGGGCGACCATGGAAAGAAGACCGCCAGGAATTTGCCGCCGCCGGCGAAGGCGTAGGCCGACATGAAGACCAGCAGCACCAGCGTGGCGATCGCGGACATCAGCCGCGCCAGCACCGCGCCGCGGGTGACGCCGAAGCGCACTTGCAACAACTCCACGCCCGTCAGCACGCCGGTTCCGCGGATCCAGCGTGCCATCCACGACATCAGCACCGCCGAGATGAGAAAGGCGAAGCTCCAGAAGACCCAGAACGACTTCACCCCGAGCAGCGCGACCATCGAGACCAGCCAGAGGGTGCCGGAAATGTCGAAATTCGACGCGCTGCCCGACAGCGCGAGAGCCCACCAAGACATCTTGCGATCGCCGAGGAAGTAGGCGGCCAGTCCCTGCGACGAGCCCCGTGCGAACCACACGCCGACGCCGAGCATCGCGATCAGGTAGAGCGCGATCACGATCAAATCGCCGAATGGGAGCGGGGAGTTCGCGGGCATGATGAGGGAAGGGCTCAGCAAACAGATTCGCTGTCGCCGCCAGCAAGCGCGGAATCGCTGACGGTCAATTCAGCATGTGGATTTTAGTAATGGAATACCGGCATTTCCCGGCCGCACATGGGTATTCTCCACCCTTCCCAGGCCGCGAAAGCTTTTCGCCTCGATGTCGAGGACCTGCCCGAAACCGGGGGGAAACACGCCGCATGCCGGAGCGTCGGGCGGATTTGCACGTTTTGTCACCTGGCCTGCATGATTTGGAAATTGAGGGCAGCACCCTCAAGCGGCGAGCCTCCAAGGCGTTTCCATGGCGTGTTGTTTCCCGTCCCCCTGCACTCCCGTCTTGGCTCATTTCGGCTTGATCGCCGCACCGCAGGGCAATTCCGGAGCCGACGTGAGGTGACGCGGACTGCCGACGATAAACCACATCCGGAAAAAATTTTCAGAGCCCCATCATCCAACGAATCGAACCCTGAGCCTCCCAAAACCCATGCAAAACCGGTACTTCCCTGTGGCCTCCCGCGCCACCCTCCTTACCACCAGCCTCGGCATGGCCCTCGCCAGCCATGGTGCGGTCACTCCCATCAATTGGTCCGGCGCTTCCGGCGTTGACCCCACCGCTTGGGCCGACACCGGCAACTGGACCGGCGGCGCCGCTCCGGCGAACGACCTGGTCACCGATCTGGCAGTCTTCGAGCTCGCCGACTTCACCGGCAAGCAGCCCAACGCCGGCACGCGATCGGTGGCGGGCGTCCAGATCGGCAGCGGAGCCGCCACCGGCGCGCTGACCCTCTCCGGTGCGCAAGTCACGCTCGGTGCCAGCGGCATCGACATGAAAGCGAATGCCGCCGCCGCGACGATCTCCGCAGCGGTCGTCCTCGGCGCCGCCCAGACCTGGGCGAACGAGTCCGCCAATGCGCTGACCATTTCCGCACCCACCAGCGGCGCCTTCGCGCTCGCGAAAGGTGGCAGCGGGAGAATCATCCTGACCGGCGCGAACACCCGCAGCGGCACCACGACCCTCAGCGGCGGCACTCTTCAAGTGGGCAGCAACGCCGCCAACGCCCCGATCGGCTCGGGCACCTATGACATCGGGGCCGGCAGCACCTTGCGGATCGAGTATGCCACCACCAACACGGCAGCGACGAATCTCGGCAGTCTCCCGTGGGCCAACTTCTCGGGCGGTGGAACGCTCAACATCGCGACCAACGGCGCGTTCGACTACATCAGCAACGCCACGGCCCTTCCGGCCGGCTTCACCGGGACGCTGCAAATCGATGGCGGCCGGGTTCAGGCCGCTCCATCGACGGGCGGTCTCGGCAGCACCAGCACGATCGTGGTGAAAAGCGGCGGCCAGTTCGGCATGTGGGAAGGCGGCACCTTTAGCCAAAACTTCACCATCGCCGGCGCCGGCTATGGCGAAGGGGGCTACGAGGCGGCCCTGCGCCTCTCCAATGACGCCGCCACCAACGTCACGCTGAACGGGACGATCACGCTCGCGGGCGATGCCACCATCGGTGCGCGGAGTACCGGCGTGGCCACGATCAGCAACCCGATCGGCCAGTCCACCGCCTCCAACCTGACAGTTGGCACGGGGTTCTTGAACGGCACGGTGATCTTCCAAGCCGTCAACACCTACACCGGCAACACCATCGTCCGGAACGGCGTGCTCTCGCTCAACGGTTCGGCTCCGACGGTGCTCGGCAACCTGCAGATGATCGGCGGCGACGGGACCTACCTCCGCACGCAACAGGCGAACCAATTTGCGGCTGGCTCGGTCGCCAACTTCACCTCGGCAAGCGGGTCGTGGAACCGCTTTGAATTCTTCGGCAAGGACCAGACCTTCGCCGGCATCAATACCGGCACCACCACCGTCCAAGGTGGCGGCATCTTCCAGAACAGCGAGGCCAATGGTGCGGCCGGCGCGAACGCCACGCTGACTTTGAATGGCAGCGGCAATTACGTCTTCAACGGTCACATTCGCGACTGGGGAAGCCCCAATGTCGGCACCCACAAGGTGTCGCTGGTCAAGAATGGCGCGGGGACCCAGACGCTGGCCGGGAGTGTGGTGACGTATTCGGGCACCACTTCGATCAATAACGGGACCCTGGAGCTGATCAGTACCTCGGGCTTCAAGAGCGCCACGACGGTTGCCAGCGGCACCACTCTCAAGCTCGGGAACAATGGCAACACCGGTACGGGAACCGGGTTCACCGTCGATCTCAGCAACGGCGCGACGCTTGTGCACGATGGCCAGTCGGCGAGCCATTTCTGGACGATCGGCGGCGCGACGACCAATACCGGCACCACCACGGTCAACCAGAGTTCGATTGCGGCCGGCCTGCTCGACAAGGGCTTGTTCTTCGACGGCGGCTTGAAGGGCAGCGGCACCGTCACGATCAACGCGACCAACGCTGGCAACGGCGTGGTCTTCCGCAACAACAACACCAGCTTCAGCGGGACGCTCATCGTCAACGGCATCGCCGACGCGACCGTCAATCTCGGCAGCGGCATCGGTGTGGGCGGCTGCACCACCGGCCTCCAGAACGCCGACATCCAATTGAACGGCACCATGGAACTCCTGAATCAGGGTGTCAGCTGGGCTGGCAGTGCTTCGGGCGCCTTCCAGATGGGCGCGCTGTCGGGATCCGGCGTGATGGTCGGCAACTACACCACCGGCGGTAATACCACCGTCACGATCGGCAAGACCAACAACAGCGGCAGCTACTCCGGCGTGATTGCCAACGGCACTGGCAACACGGTGCATCTCGTCAAGGACGGCAGCGGCACGCAGACGCTGTCCGGCACCAACAGCTACACCGGCAACACGACGGTCAACGGCGGCACGCTCAGCCTCAGCGGAGGCAGCTCCCTATCCGACACCGGCAACTTGACGCTGGCCAATACCGCCGGCGTGCAGGTGGTCTTCAACGACAGCGAAACCACCGGCGCCCTGGCCGGCGGTGGCGTGACCGGTGGCGACGTGAATCTTCAAGACAACACGCTGACCCTGGCGGGCGATGCGAACACGACGTTCAGTGGTGTAATTTCCGGAACCGACGGCGCCTTGGCCAAGACCGGCACGGGCACGCTGACGCTGGCGGGTGCCAGCACCTATACCGGAGCGACCACCATCGATGCCGGGCGGCTCAATCTCACCGGCGCGCTGCCTAACAGCTCGCTGACAGTTGCCGACGGAGCCTTCGTCGGCGGCGAAGGCAGTGCCGCGGCGATGACGCTCGGATCGAGCGTCGGCGTCGATATTGTCACGTCACCGGCCACTGCCGAGGTGCTTACGGCGAACGGTCCGCTCAGCGTGACCGGCACGACCCTGGTCGATTTCTCCGGCCCGATGCCCACGCCGGCCTTCAAGGTGCTGCAGTTCGGCAGCAACGCGAACGGCTTCACCGCGGCGAACTTCGACCTTGTTGACCCGACCAGCTACCGCCCGGGCTATGCCTTCACGGTGAATGCCAACGACGTGACCCTGACGATGGCGAAGAAGTCGCTCGAGTGGACCGGCAGCCAGGACGCGACGTGGGAAAACGACATGCTCGCCAACTTCCGCGACACCACGACCCTGGCGGACGAGAAGTTCTTCACCGCGGACGACGTGCTGTTCGGCAACCTGCCGGCGACCGATCCGACCGTCACCGTGATCGGGACGGTCGCGCCATCGAGTTTCACCTTCAACTCCACCTTGAACTACACGATCGAGGGCGGTGCCATCACCGGACCCGGCGGGCTCACCAAGGAGGGCAGCGGCACCGCCACGCTCTCCGGTCCTAACACCTTCACCGGTGCCATTGCCGTGAACACGGGCACGCTTGTCTTCAAGGCCCCGGCCAATGCCGCGTGGACGATGCCGACCGGAGCCAAGACCATCGCCAGCGGTGCCGTGATGCAGATCGATTTCACGCCGCAGACGACCCTGCATCTGCAGACGAACCCCGGCTCCACCGCGATCAGCGCCGGCGCTGTGCTCGATCTCTACAGCACGGCGTACAACGTCAATTCCTACCATCTCCTCAACGGCGGCTGGACGGCGACCGGCACCGGCACCATTCGCATCAGCGGGGGCGGTGCGGTCGCGTGCTGGACGGGCGGGAACAATGCGCTGGCGGGGTTCACGGGCCTGCTCGACATCCAGAACGGCCAGTTCGCCGTCAATGTGGACAACGCGACGACGCTGGGCGGAACGCTGGACGTCAACGTCACCGCGACCGGCAAGCTCGACATGCGCTCCGGTCACTTCACCGTCGACTCGCTGGATGGGGCGGCTGGCAGTGAGATCATCAAGTCGCACAATACCGCCGTGACCCTGACCGTGGGGAATAACAGCGGCTCGGGTGCCTTCGCCGGCAACCTGTCCAACGCGACCGGCACCATCGGCCTGACCAAGGTCGGCACCGGTACCCAGACGTTGTCCGGCACCAATACCCACACCGGCCCCACCACCGTCAATGGCGGCACGCTCGCCCTCACCGGCGGCGCGGCGATCGCGGATACTGGTGCGGTCGTGCTGGCCGATGCCGCGGGCGCCCAGGTGGTGCTCAATGCCAGCGAAGCCATCGGCTCGCTGGCGGGTGGCGGCGCCACCGGCGGCACCGTGAACTTGCAAGCGAACACGCTGACGGTTGGCAATGCCAGCAACACGGCCTTCGCCGGCAGCCTGTCCGGCAGCGGCGGGCTGACCAAGGTGGGTGCCGGCACCCTCACCCTGAGCGGGGCGAACAGCTACGCGGGCAACACCGCGGTCAACGCCGGCGTCTTGTCGGTGGCCAGCGCCTTCTTCGGCGACGCCTCCACCGTGACGGTGCTCACCGGCGCGGTGCTCAACCTCAACACGGGCACCGACGACACCGTGGGCACACTGATCCTCGGCGAAACCACGGTCCCGGGAGGCACCTACAATGCCAGCCATCCGACCTACGGCAGCTACTTCACCGGCAGCGGCAGCCTGGTGGTCGAGGGCAATGCCTACGACTCGTGGGCTGCGACCAAGGGACTCACCGCGCTCAACAAGGGCTCCGCGGTGGATGCCGACTTCGACGGCGTGAGCAACCTGCTCGAGTACTACCTCGACGGCAATCCGCTCGCCTCGGACCACTCGATCCTGCCGGCCGTGACCCGCGACGCCACCCATCTGATCCTCACCTTCAAGCGCCGCGACGACGCGAGAGCGGATGTGAGCGCCCAGGTCGTCGAGTATGGCACGAACCTCACGGCATGGCCGCTGAGCGCGGTGCTGGGGACCGCACCCGGCACGACGACCGACGGCAATGGCGTGGTCGTGACGGTGGCGGAAAACGGCAGCAATCCGGACGACATCATGGTGAAGATCCCACGGACTCCGCACGGTGCGGGTGGCAAACTCTTCGCTCGTCTCAAGGTGACCGAGTGATCCTCTTCGTTCCGACGAATGCAATTCAGGGTGGCCGGCGGGATTCCGTCGGCCGCCTTTTAGAGTAAGCCCGATCGCCCTCACCGCCAAGCGCTGGCGCTTCCGGCAGTCAATCCAGTATCGGATTAATAGCAACGGAATACCAGAAACTCCCGGAAGGACCGGGTAGAATGGAGAGTTCTCGCGCTGCCCTGTCGCCACCGACGGACCGTTTCCAAAGACAAAAGCCCACTCCCCGATCCTCCTAAGTTCCATGCAAATCCCATCGCTCCCGTTTCTAGCCTCTTCCCGCACGACCCTTCTCACCACCAGCCTCGGCATGGCCTTGGCCGGTCACGCCGCCGCCGCGCCCATCACGTGGTCCGGTGCTTCCGGCGTCGATACCACCGCGTGGGCCGATGGCACCAACTGGGCCGGCAGTGTCGCCCCCGCCGACGATGCCACCACGGACCTCGCCATTTTCGCGCTGGCTGACTTCACCGGCAAGCAGCCGAACTCGGGCACCCGCTCGGTCACCGGCATCCAGATCGGCACCGGCGTGGCCACCGGTGCGCTCACGCTCAGCGGCAGCCAGCTCACGCTGGGAGCCTCGGGCATTGATATGAAAGCCCTGGCGGGCGCTTCGACCATTTCCGCTCCCGTCGTGCTGGGTGCCAATCAAACGTGGGCGAGCGCTTCCGCCAACAACCTCACCATCTCCGGTGTCATCAGCGGCACGGCCAACCTGACCCGCAGCGGTACCGGCATCGTCCGCTTCGAGGGCACCGCGAGCAACACCTTCACCGGCGAGCTCAACATCAGCACCCTGGGCGGCACCGGCAACATCGCCAATACCACCACCTATTTCGGCAAGACCGGCGGCGCGCTGGCCGTGCCCGCCAATACGGTGGTCACCTTTGGCAGGGGCACCACGGGCCAAGGCAACCTGGTGATGTCGGCTTCCGACCAGTTCGGCAGCGGTGTCGAACTGAAATACCTCAATGCGAACGCGCAATGGGCGCGTCTCGACCTGCGCGGCACCAGCCAGACTCTGGCGGGCCTGAGTGCGGGTGCGGTGGCGAACACCAACCAATCAGGCGCCATCGTCCAGAACCGCAGCGTGGGCAACGGCACCGCCAGCTCCCACGGCCCGGCCACGCTGACGCTTACCGGCAGCGCGGACTACGTGTTCTACGGCTACGCGCGCAGTGTGGACGGCGGCACGGTCGGCACCGACACCCTGGCGCTGACCAAGACCGGCAGCGGCAAGCAGACGCTGGTGGGCAACCAGATCACCTATACCGGGGCCACCACGGTCAGCGGCGGCACCCTGGCTTTCGCCAAGACCAGCGCGCTCAATACCTCGATCACCAATAACGCGGTGGTCGAAATCAATTCCATCACCGGCGATGACTGGATCCTCGGTGCCAGCAACACGCTTTCCGGCGCGGGCACATGGAGAAAAACCGGCGCGGGAAGGGCGACCTTCAACAGCGCCACGCTGACCACGAGCGGCAAGTTCGAGATCCAAGCGGGCAGCCTCCGCAACAACAGCAACGCGGGCAACTGGAGCGGCAGCACCGCCGACATGGACATCAGCAGCGGAGCCATCCTCGATCTGTTCGCGGATGCCATCCATGTCGATGAACTGACCGGTGACGGCATCGTTCAAAATGGATTTGGCAATACCGCCCCCAACCAGTCCGGCGCGTCGGCTTTCATCGAAAAGCTCGTCGTGGGAGTCGCCAATGGGAGTTCCACGTTCTCCGGAGTCATTCGCAACAATGCCGCAGGAACTGCGCCTGCCAGCGGCACCGCGGGCGGCGGAGTCCAACTCGAAAAGGTTGGCACCGGCAGCCTGACCTTGACGGGAACGAACACCTATACCGGCCTTACTTCGGTGAACGCCGGGCAGTTGATCCTGGACTACGGCGCGAGCACCGATGTCCTCGCCCCGACCACTCCGCTGCGGATGCAAGGAGGCGAGCTGGTGTTTCTAAATCTGGGGTCTAACAGCCCCATCTTCCCTTCGACCACGGTTGCGTCCGGCGCGACCAATGAGATCACCCGCGGCAGCGGTTACATCAGCGGTGTCGTGGATCTGGGGACCCTGTCCGCCACCGGCGGATCGGTGGATGTTTCCGATATTGCGGGAGCGCCGGGGTGGATCAAGGCCTCCGGCAATCCTTCGTCACCGGCCTTGCTCTACGGCACGGTCACGGCCAACGGCGGTGCGAGTCTGGTGGGGACGGATGCGGATGGTTTCCTGATTCAGGCGGCCACCACGAACCGGAGTCGCGGCGGCGCGGCGACCGGGGGCGGCGTCCTGCGATTGGTCGGCACCGGCACCGGCCCGAATACGCCTGGTGCTCCAGTCACGCTTGCCGCGGGAGCGGGAACCGTGACCGATGTCGAGGGCGTCTTGAATTCCTACACCGCTGCCACCGCGAGTCCGGACACCGGGATCGCCTTGAACATCGGGGCCACCAAGACCCTGCGCCTCGGCGCGGCCGGCTTCGTCTCGTCCTTCGCCGGGACCAGCCTCGCGATCTCCAATGGAACCCTCACCGCCGGTGGTGCGGACAACACCGACGGCGTGATCACGGTCAACGCGGTCAACGACATCAGCATCGGTTCGACGATCTCGAACAATGGCAGCGGCACGGTCGGCCTCACCAAAATCGGAGCCGGAACGCTGACGCTCACCGGCACCCACACCTATACCGGCACTACCACGCTGAGCGGTGGCACCTTGGATATCTCCGGGGCGAGTGGCATCCTGCCTGCCGGTGCGCCCGTGCATTTCAAGGGGGGAAGCCTCAGCATCGGATCGCAGAGCCCGACGCTCGCCTTGTCGGTGGCGGACGGGATTTCCGCAACGATCTCGGGCGCAGGGGTGGTCCTCCAGGGTGATGCCGACCTTAAGATCGGCGGCAGCGGCGCGGGCAACCAAGCGCTCGATCTGAGCGGGCTCAGCTCGTTCACCTACAACGCTCCCACCCGCTTGCTGCAAGTCGGGCCCAGCGTGGCGGGAGTGACCGCGGCTAACAAGAGCGGCACGCTCACCCTGCCTCCCTCGGCCACCATCACCACCGCCACCATCAACGTCGGCGGGGAAGATGGTAACGAACACAGTGCCGATCAGGCACAGCCCAACGCCCAACTCTACATGGGAGCTTCCACGATCCTTAACGTGGACAATCTCAGGGTCGGGCAAGAAGGCGGCGTTCGTTCCACGCTTGCCTTCAAGAGTGGCACTGCCAATCCGGT
Encoded proteins:
- a CDS encoding beta strand repeat-containing protein, yielding MQIPSLPFLASSRTTLLTTSLGMALAGHAAAAPITWSGASGVDTTAWADGTNWAGSVAPADDATTDLAIFALADFTGKQPNSGTRSVTGIQIGTGVATGALTLSGSQLTLGASGIDMKALAGASTISAPVVLGANQTWASASANNLTISGVISGTANLTRSGTGIVRFEGTASNTFTGELNISTLGGTGNIANTTTYFGKTGGALAVPANTVVTFGRGTTGQGNLVMSASDQFGSGVELKYLNANAQWARLDLRGTSQTLAGLSAGAVANTNQSGAIVQNRSVGNGTASSHGPATLTLTGSADYVFYGYARSVDGGTVGTDTLALTKTGSGKQTLVGNQITYTGATTVSGGTLAFAKTSALNTSITNNAVVEINSITGDDWILGASNTLSGAGTWRKTGAGRATFNSATLTTSGKFEIQAGSLRNNSNAGNWSGSTADMDISSGAILDLFADAIHVDELTGDGIVQNGFGNTAPNQSGASAFIEKLVVGVANGSSTFSGVIRNNAAGTAPASGTAGGGVQLEKVGTGSLTLTGTNTYTGLTSVNAGQLILDYGASTDVLAPTTPLRMQGGELVFLNLGSNSPIFPSTTVASGATNEITRGSGYISGVVDLGTLSATGGSVDVSDIAGAPGWIKASGNPSSPALLYGTVTANGGASLVGTDADGFLIQAATTNRSRGGAATGGGVLRLVGTGTGPNTPGAPVTLAAGAGTVTDVEGVLNSYTAATASPDTGIALNIGATKTLRLGAAGFVSSFAGTSLAISNGTLTAGGADNTDGVITVNAVNDISIGSTISNNGSGTVGLTKIGAGTLTLTGTHTYTGTTTLSGGTLDISGASGILPAGAPVHFKGGSLSIGSQSPTLALSVADGISATISGAGVVLQGDADLKIGGSGAGNQALDLSGLSSFTYNAPTRLLQVGPSVAGVTAANKSGTLTLPPSATITTATINVGGEDGNEHSADQAQPNAQLYMGASTILNVDNLRVGQEGGVRSTLAFKSGTANPVLTIRGAAGGSSRANISVGKAHDVYTVPFSTIDLVTGVTGTSTLDAMVNTLDVHFGTTGNNSGSTFLMGAGTLDATTLRLANVYAGTHNNTITGTFTTGGGTVKASSLVFTNDAGGNGQATGVFNLNSGSTLRAASVTPGNGAGKTLNWNDGTIANYDGSTDLTIASGITIALATAGTHAFNIETGRTGSVASVLSNAAAATGTLAKTGAGILTLTGASTYSGTTTVDGGTLRASNATGSATGTGAVSINTTATFGGTGAVSGAVTVNSGGTLAPGTSIESLATGELTLAAGSTFAVEYSSSGAPTTDVANVTGNVTLAGSLSLTDLAAVPIGITLGNKLTIITYSGTLTGTFAGLPEGATVTSGANAFIVRYADGNAVTLESTNAVANPYDSWASSKGLTALNKGSAVDADFDGASNLLEYYLDGNPLTSDSSILPAVTRDATHLILTFKRRDDARADVSAQVVEYGTNLTAWPLSAVLGTAPGTTTDGNGVIVTVAENGSNPDDITVKIPRTPHGAGGKLFARLKVTE